The following proteins are encoded in a genomic region of Maylandia zebra isolate NMK-2024a linkage group LG1, Mzebra_GT3a, whole genome shotgun sequence:
- the LOC112432928 gene encoding leucine-rich repeat-containing protein 31 has translation MRKEFVEAYVNHAFNTSVENLFQEFKRGFFLVCEQDLVRLFRPEELQGVLVGQDVHDWEKFKQNTSYGWRYHDRHPTIQMFWEVFDELTEEQRKDFLLQVLPSLTALTELDVSSNKEVGGVVHLLVSALPATQMRRLPFNSCYMSNESFTALALAVSYLRTVDISWCKVVGGHLALLLDALQPSVVSELRLCSCELTTDDMQHLAAVCRRGCLSSLRALDLSYNSLVGDNGWCSLFAAGGLGSLEDVDVSLRPSTSAPCSAWLPALLRALPQMPALARLAMQRWTADCQEREQLRYCLKKRSVLLERDPDLQDTSSACKGNSQESLEESQPEEIGADRTGIYCQRATHFVALLLFF, from the exons ATgag gaaggagtttGTGGAGGCCTATGTGAATCATGCCTTCAACACATCAGTGGAGAATCTGTTCCAGGAGTTCAAGCGAGGCTTCTTCCTGGTGTGTGAGCAGGATTTGGTGAGGCTGTTTCGACCAGAGGAGCTGCAGGGAGTGCTGGTCGGCCAGGACGTGCATGACTGGGAAAAGTTCAAACAG aaCACAAGTTATGGTTGGAGATATCATGACCGCCACCCCACCATACAGATGTTTTGGGAGGTATTTGATGAACTaactgaagagcagaggaaagatTTCCTTC TCCAGGTGCTGCCCTCTCTCACTGCACTGACCGAGCTTGATGTGTCATCCAATAAGGAAGTGGGAGGTGTGGTCCACCTGCTGGTCTCCGCCCTCCCTGCGACACAAATGAGGAGGCTGCCATTCAACAGCTGCTACATGAGCAACGAGTCCTTCACTGCTctgg CCCTGGCGGTGTCCTATCTGCGCACGGTGGATATTTCCTGGTGTAAAGTGGTTGGCGGTCACTTGGCGCTCCTGCTGGATGCTCTGCAGCCATCAGTCGTCAGCGAGCTCCGTCTTTGCAGCTGCGAGCTCACCACTGATGACATGCAACATCTGG cTGCCGTGTGCAGACGGGGCTGTCTCTCCTCACTCCGTGCACTGGATCTGTCCTACAACAGCTTGGTGGGAGACAACGGTTGGTGCAGTCTGTTTGCAGCAGGAGGTCTGGGCTCTCTGGAAGACGTGGATGTCAGTTTGCGACCTTCAACCTCTGCTCCGTGCTCAGCCTGGCTGCCCGCTCTGCTCCGAGCTCTGCCTCAAATGCCGGCGCTGGCTCGACTGGCCATGCAGAGGTGGACAGCTGACTGTCAGGAGAGAGAGCAGCTGAGGTACTGTCTGAAAAAGAGGAGCGTCCTGCTGGAAAGGGATCCAGATTTACAAGACACATCATCAGCATGTAAAGGGAACAGTCAGGAGAGCCTAGAAGAGAGTCAGCCTGAGGAGATTGGAGCGGACCGCACTGGAATTTACTGTCAAAGAGCGACCCACTTtgttgctttattattatttttttaa